Below is a window of Gimesia chilikensis DNA.
AGGTTGTAACAAACTATGTTTACCACGCGTTAAAGAATACCACCACCGGCTCGACCTTCTTTCATAGTTTCACCCGGTGTGGAGGTGCTGGGGGAGCTTTCGCAATGTTTTACTGTCAGTTTCCTGCTCGCTGCGCTCGCCCCGAATTACATTCGGGGTTACCCATGTAGATTTCAGTGGTGTTGATAAAAGTGAGAAAAAGTTGTCAGGCGCTGGACATATTGGGGGTTGTTGATGTTAAGATGGGATGTGAGATGATTCCGGCAGCGTTTCCGTTTCAACTTGAGTCCCTCCCGAAGAATCCCCCCAGACAAAGGAATCCCCTGGTGCAAGCACATAACAAGTCGACAGCAATGAACCGAATTTCCAGAAGACGATTCCTGCGCCGGAGTCTGGCTGGAGTGGCAGGTATGGGAATAATGACGATGATCTCCGACTCAATTCAGGCTGCAGAGAAAAAGGCATCACCCCAGCATTTACGCGTCGAAAAGATCGAACGAACGACGGTGAAAGTTCCCTATCGGGAAGTGCCCGCCCGGAACATGGCACGCGAATTACCGCATTGGCAGTACACCGAAATTGTGGAAGTGCATTTGAAATCGGGGCACGTTGGCTTCGGTGAGACGCTGCTCTATTACACCTGGAACGCGACTTCCGATGAAGCCGTAGAGCGGGCGCAGGGTAAGAATGCGGCTGAGTTGATGTGGGACGACGATCTGGGAGCTGGCTTACAGATGGCGCTGTTTGATGCGGTCGCGAAAGCAGCGGAAGTTCCCGTGCATGCGTTGCTGGGCAGGAAGGTTCACGATAAGACTCCCCTCTCATGGTGGAACATTGATACTTCGGTGGAGGATATGGCGCTGGAATGTGCCGAGGCTTACAAGCAGGGCTACATGTCCTATAAGACAAAAGGACGTCCGTGGTACGACGTGTGGGCTCAGGTTGAAGAGGCCAGCAAAGTGGTGCCGAAGGAGTTCAAGATCGACATGGACTTCAACGACACGCTGCTGGACGCGGAGCGTGCCCTGCCGATCCTGGAAGATCTGGCGCAGTATCCGCAGGTCGATATTTTTGAATCTCCGATTTTCCAGGATGACGTGGCGGGAAACAAAATTCTGATGGCGGCGACTGATGTGAATATCGCCATGCATTATGGAACGCCCGACCCGCTGATTGCGATTCGCGAAAACTTCTGCGATGGCTTCGTGATCGGGCATGGTGCGCGAGAGCTGATGGCATCGGGGGCCGTGGCTGCGATGGCGGATAAACCGTTCTGGTTACAGCTGGTGGGTACGGGGATTACGGCTGCTTTCTCGCTGCATTTCGGTGCGGTGCTGAGTCATGCCACCTGGCCTGCTGTGAATTGTCACCAGTTGTACAAGTACAATCTGTTGACGGAGCCGATTGTGGTCAAAGAGGGGTTTGCTCAAGTCCCCGATAAGCCGGGTCTGGGATATGAGCTGAATCGGGACATGCTTGAGAAGTTGCGCGTCGAGAAACCGGAGTCTCGTCCAGAACCGCCGCGTTTGATTGAAACGACGTGGAAAGACGGACGGAAGATGTACTTCGGCAATACGGGTGAAGTCAACTTTGTCCTGAACCCGGCCCGCGATGGTAATGTGCCTTACTTTGAGCGGGGCGTCGACACGCGACTGGTTCCGAACGACGGTTCTAAGGAATGGAAAGAACTGTATCAGAAGTCGAACACCAAGCCGTTATTAATCAAAGGATAGGCGACGGCAGCGAGCAGCAGACTTAAGGCGTACTGGCTTACGACGAGAGCTTGTACTCTGCTTAGAGCGAGGGCGCTTCGACGTAGTGGCTGGGTTTGTAGAGGGTCCGCGTGAGGCGGAAGCCGATCGACCGGTAGAGGTTGATGGCGGGTTCATTCTCGGCGGTGACTTCGAGGTAGGCCCGCTTGACACCGGCTTCGCGGAAACCGAGGAGGCATTTGGTGACCAGTGCCCTGCCGAGTCCGAGTCCGCGGTGTTTGGGTGTGATGCCGACATTCTGAATCGCACCCATGATGCGACTGGGGACGATGGCCTGAATCGTGCCACAGTCGACGGGTTCTTCGTTGCCCATGCCGTCCCAGGTGATGAGCCAGGTACCGCCGGGCAGGAAGTTGCGTTGCGTCGAGATATCACGCATCAGTTTGCGACAGCCGTCGATGTCTCCCAGGCAGGGAAAGACGCGGGCGTCGAGTTCGGAGCGGAAGCTGTGATACTTGGTGATGGCGTGACGGTCGAGCGTGGTCAGTTCCCAGGGACACCAGCGGTAGCCTTCGGGCAGAGGATCGTCTACCAGGCGCGCGTTGAGCAGGTCGATTTCCATGCGGAATCTACGAAAGTATGTTTCGGTGAAGTCCATGAGAAGCTCGCTGCTGCACGAGGAGTCGGATCGAAAACGGACCAGATATTTAGAATACCTAATTTTACCATTCTCTATACTAGTGTCAATCTGGGGAGTTCGATTCGGCGGGAAAGCGCTGATTTTCCTGAAGCGAGTGCCTGTCGTGGCTGATGTACCCGATGGTAGCAGTTCGCGTGATTTACTTAAAATGCGGGCTGGAACTGTCCAGTGAAGAAAAACAGGAGCTGCGATTTCAAATTCCGAGGTTTTCACTCAAGTTCCGGGAGTGGTGCAGCGGGATTGTCGGATCTGGAATTGTGGCTGTTTCCCTTAGTTGAAAAAACGGGTGAAACTTCTAGAATGAACTAACCGTTAGAGTTCATGTTTCCTGGTGAACATGATGATTCCCCGCCTCTGTTCCTACCCTGTTTGGAGTGATTCTCACAGTGACCGACAACAGTAACCTTGACGAATTGGTAAAACAGCATCAGGACATACTCGATGCTCACACGCGCGAGCACGTGCAGTGGCACTTCAATCCGGAAACGGGCTCTCCCTACTGGCTGGAAAAAGCGAAGTCATTTGATTTCGATCCGCTGACCGATGTGAACAGCTTCGAGGACTTGAACAAGTTTCCGCTGTTCGAAGATGACGAACTGCGGGGCGGGCCGGTTGATCGCTGGATTCCCAAGGCACTGCAGGGCAAGCCGACCTACGTCTTTGAGACTGGCGGTACGACAGGGATTCCCAAGTCACGCGTGGTAATCGACGACTTCCGCATCGACTATGAAAACTTCAGCGACACCCTGCCCGATGAATACTTCCCGCAAGGTTCGAACTGGCTGATGCTGGGGCCCTCGGGACCGCGTCGTCTGCGTCTGGCTGTCGAGCATATGGCTCAGCATCGGGGCGGGATCTCCTTCTGCGTCGACCTTGATCCTCGCTGGGTGGTCAAGCTGATCAAGAAAGGCAAGATTGACGAAGTTAAAGAATACAGTAATCACGTGATCGATCAGGCAATGACGATCCTGAGTGCGGGGCATGACATCAAGTGTATGTTTACCACTCCCAAACTGCTGGAAGCCCTGGCCATGCGTCTGATGGACGAAGGTTCGAGCATCGAAGAAGCTGGCATTAAAGGGATCTTCTGTGGTGGAACTGAATTCACACAACAGTGGTACCGCTTTGCCCGCGAAGAGCTGCTGGGTGAGAACGTCTTCATCACCCCGACCTACGGCAACACGCTGATGGGTCTGGCCTGCGGTAAGCCTTTTGATCCGGCTGACAACTACAAAATTACATATTATGCACCGCAGCCCCGTGCTGCGATTCGCGTGGTTGATTTCGACGATCACACCAAGGTGGTGGGTTACGGTGAAACCGGTCGCGTGAAACTGTTTACCATGACTAAAGAACTGTTCATTCCCGGCTTCCTGGAACGCGATGAAGGCGAACGCGAAATGCCTCACGTCAAGTATCCATGGGATGGCGTGAGTGGTGTGCGTCCCTTCCACAAAATCGCTTCGTCGACCACGGTGGGCGTTTACTAAGACGCAAGTGCTCGAGCAGTCAGAGATCGGCGACCGTCATTCAGGCGGTCGCTGTTGTTCCGGCTGTCTGTACCGGATTGAACTTCTGAACTATTTTGCCTGGATGCAAATTGCTGCCTGATTTGCATTGAATTCACAAAGGATAGCCGCCGTGCTGGAAATACCTGTACTTCGCTGGGGTACCCCATACGAAAGTTTCGATCAACAGGAAGTCGTTCATTTTGAAACAGGCGAGCCTCTCGCCAAAGTGCATCAGGCCAACGCCGGTCTGGTGAAAATGGACATGCGGAAAGCACAGCGGGCACGCGACCTGCTGCGAGAGATTCCGATTCCCAAGCTGCTGGAAATCTGTAAGAAAGCAGCCGAACTCTACATGACGGCTGAACTTCCGCTGGGCAACGGCACACAGACTCCCGAAGAGTTCTGCCGGATTCAGTCTGCCAGTACCGGGATGCCCGAGTGGATGTGTGCCAGCAACATGAAGAAGGTTTCCTTCGTACTGGAACACATGGAAGAGATTCTCGACGCCCTGACCCGCGGTCTGCCACTGGATATCCTTTCAAAAGGATACGGTAAAGAGGATCGTGGCGTGATGCTGAGCTACCAGGCGAATTCGCCGGTACTGGGGCTCGTGCTGCCTTCTAACTCACCGGGCGTGCACACACTGTGGATGCCGATCCTGCCGATGCAGATCGGTCTGGTGTTGAAGCCAGGTTCTTCTGAACCCTGGACTCCTTATCGGATGACCGAAGCTTTCTACCAGGCGGGGATTCCGCGGGAATGTATCTCCGTCTATCCGGGACCTCACGATGTGGGTTCCACGGTGACCGAACTCTGTAAGCGGGTGATGGTCTTCGGCGGTCAGCAGACGATCGATAAATACAAGGCAAACCCGAACGTGCAGGCGCACGGTCCTGGTTTCAGTAAGATTCTGCTCGGCGACGATGTCGTGGATCAGTGGGAAGATTACCTCGACCTGATCGTGGACAGCATCTATCAGAACGGTGGTCGCAGCTGCGTCAACGCATCCGGCGTCTGGGCATCGCGGCATACTGAAGAGATCGCAGATGCGATCGCCAAACGATTGGGACCGGTTGGACCGACTTCGATGACCGACCCCGAAGCCCCGCTGGCAGCTTTCACCATGACCGGTGCGGCCAAGGCGATGAACGGTCAGATTGAAGAAGGACTGAAAGAGTCCGGCGTGACCGAAGTCACTGAAAAGTATCGCGACGGTGATCGACTGATCGAGATGGAACGCTGCGATTATCTGCGTCCGACCATCGTGCACTGTGACAATCCCGATGCGACGCTGGCGAACACCGAGTACATGTTCCCCATGGCATCGGTCGTGAAATGCGAACAGAAAGACATGCTGAAAAAGATTGGCACAACGCTGGTCTGCTCCGTCTTCACTGAAGATCAGGACTGGACGCAGCAGCTGCTGGATGCAACACAGATCGACCGGTTAAACATCGGTCCAGTGAAGACGAATGCTCTGAACTGGTTGCAGCCGCACGAAGGGAACATCGTCGAGTTCCTGTTCCGGGCGCGTGCTTTCCAGAACGAACCGCCGGCCGCTCACTGAGCCGGAAAGGTTGCATGATTTGAACTCTCACTGCAGACCGTCTGGTGAAAATCAGGCGGTCTGAATCAGTGAGGAGTGAGTCTGCTCCCGGATCTGGCTGGCCAGTGCTTCGGGAGAATCTGACATCAGCCATTGCACGATTCGCCAGTCTGACCACCGCGGATCGGGATCGCTGGAAGGACCTGCGATGAAGCCGAGATGCCCCCCCTGCTCTGTGAGATACAGCGTGACCTTGTCGTGGTTAGCGAGTTTTTCAATCGCGGGCTGGTAGGATTCAAACGGGATCAGCGGGTCGTCCTTGGCGGAGATAATCAGCGTCGGAACCGAAATTTCCGGCAGGACATCACAGGGGCTGCAGCGGTTGTAATAGTCTTCAGCAGACTCAAAACCGGCCAGCGGTGCTGTGAACTGATCGTCGAATTCAAGCAGGGTGCGTGGATAGTTCGCGCCGGTAATTTTGTGTGTATGTTCCTGGTACTGATGCGACTTGCGGACCTGTTTAATGAGGTTCGTCACAAAGTGCCGCTGGTAGCGACCGAAGAGTGGCTTGCCGAATACCTGCACACTTTCGGCGAGGCGGAGTGGCGGGTTGAGGACCAGCGCCCGGTCGACGAGTTCCGAACCCGGTTTGTGACGGGCAAGGTAATTGAGTGTGATCGTGCCACCCAATGAAAAACCCACGACGCCGATCGGCGAGCGCGGGCACATGAACTCGATCTGTTCGATGGCGACCTGTAGATCGTGAAAGCTGCCGGCGTGATACGGGGATTTAGCGAGTCCCGTCCCTGCCCCACAGCCGCGGAGATCCATGCGAAACACACGAACTCCCCGCGCATTCAGCTTGTGTGCCAGTCGGATCATGTAAGAACTCTGGTGACATCCCGACAAGCCATGCAGCAGGATCACCACGCGGTCCCCCGGTTTCCAGGGGCCCGGGCAGTCATCGTGCAGGATTAACAGGTCGCTGTCAGGCAGGCGACACGAATGCTGCTCTGCCTGATAGGGCGTTTTCACACGCGAGTGGAACTGCCCCACGATCGTCTGCAAATGAGGATTTTTATAGAGACGATGCGGCACAAACGGTGGAAATACCAGATCACTCTTCATTCAGCTTGATTCCTGCGGAACACACTTGAGATTAGCGAATCAGACGAAGGCCGCGGTAGTCGGCTTGATGGTCAGATCCTGAACGTGAGCACGAGGCGGTAATTGGCTGATCATCAAAACGGCAGCAGCAACATCCTCGGGCTGCAGAATTTTGGCGCGATGTTCTTTGCTGACGGGAACAGGCCGTTCGTCCAGAATCGGAGTTTCAACCTCACCCGGGTAAATGGTGGAAACTCGAATCCCACGGTCTTTTTCTTCCTGGGCGACGGTGGTTCCCAGCGCAGTCATCGCAAACTTGGAAGCATTATAGGCGACGCCCCCGAGCAGAGCAGCCCGTAAACCGGAAATCGAACAGATATTAATGATCAGGCCGTCCTGGCGTTCCCGCATCTGAGGCAGTACCGCCTGCATGCAGTTAAAAGCTCCGGTTGCGTTAACAGTCATCAGGCGATCCCAGTCTTCCGGGGAGACCACTTCCATGGAGCGGTCTCGGCAGTTGATGCCGGCACAATGGACGAGGATGTCAATCTGGCCCAGCTTCTCGTTGGCTGCTTTGAAGAAAGCCGCAACGCTGTCACGATCGGCGACATCGATCACATGGTAGTCAACTTTGCCTTCGGCTTTGGCAGCAACTTTCTCCAGTGGTTCCTGACGACGGCCACCCACGACGACATCCGCACCGGCCTGGGCCAGTATGAGGGCACAGGCCTCTCCGATTCCAGTCCCTCCCCCGGTAACAACAACTTTCTTATTTTCTAATCCTGGCATGTTTCTGTTTCTCAATCTGGTGATATAGACAGGTGGGTCAATTCAAGGTGGGACCTCTGCGGGTGCCTAGCCTGATTCTACGAAAACCAGGTTCAAAATGAAATGAAAGTCACCGGGAAACAGGGATGAAATCAGACTTCCGTTGTCGATTCTGGAGGGGATTTGCGGCGAGGCGACGCGAAGATGAAGGTCAGCAAGACCAGCAGGCCGAAAAGTGAATAAATGATCGTAAACAGCCAGGGAGGAATTGTCTCTTTGTCAAAAAACAGTACTTCATGGACCCAGCTGGCAATAAAATCGCCCTCGTAGGAGGTTTCCCCTGCCTGATCGCGCAACCATTTTTCCAGCGTGGTCAGCGGACAAACGATACCCAGCAGGGATTCGGCTACAACGAACAGAATCGAACCCAGGTGGATCAGCCGGAACTTGAGATTGCGGATCCAGTCCCACCCGGCCAGGGCACCGACCATGATCAGTAACTGCCCGATCAGCACGAACAGTACAAACGCGAAATGAATCACCACGATCGCATCTGCGGCCAGCTTGCTTAGAAATTGGGTGTCGTGAAAATTCATCTCCACTTCCGGCGAGACAGGAAACTGTAGACGGGAATAACTTTTTAATACAGGGTCTCTCTCTTAAGAGACGTTGGGTTGGCTGGATATTCCTGAAAATGAGAGAGAATTCTCAAATCGCTCAGAACTGGACTCTGAGTAGCGATTTACAAAAATGAAGTTATGATGATTGACTGAGTGACTCATATTCAGTTCACCATGATTTCGCTATAATAGCGTCGGGTTCCGAATGACCGTCGATATCTTGCTCAGTCGATGAGTCAGCCTGAAGATGGATATGGGTGTGTTGATGACGGGACGTCGAATTTTGGGAAAACGCATCGGAAAAGAAACTGTGAAGTCATCCGCAGAACAGCAACAGAATGAGGGACGCCCTGCCGCAGCGAAGTCCTCTGTCGCAGCAGGCGCCCGTTCCGCTAATCGCGGGACCGAGACGCTAATGCGCAAAGTGCGACGGGGGCGGCTCCGGTTGCCGATCACCTTGAGCGTTGTACTGATGATCCTGAATATCGCACTCATGGTGTTCTGGATCATTCTGGCGGCACAAATCTACTGGTGGACGGCACTGGCGATCGGTACGGTCGTCTTCGTTTTGATTCTGGTGGGGCTCTCACTGTACCTCGTGCTGACGATTAAGGAAGTCCGCCTGAATCAGCGGCAGTCTGATTTCATCGACAGTGTGACGCACGAACTGAAAACGCCGATTGCTTCGCTGAGACTCTACCTGGAAACGCTGCAGATTCGTCAGCTTTCCGATGAGCAGCGAGGCGAATTTTACACCACGATGAAGACCGAACTGGAGCGGCTGGATCATCTGATTTCGCAGCTCCTGGAGGTGAAACGCCTGGATGCACTGGGGATGCAGTCCGATCCGGAAGACATTCTGCTGGAACCTTTGATTCGTCACTGTGCCAAGCTGGAATGTAATCGTCGTCAACTGGATATCGACCAGGTCTGCGAGTTTGATATCGAGGCAGCTACGGTCCATACACGCAGAATTCTGCTGGAAATGATCTTTCGCAATGTGATCGACAATGCCATCAAGTATGGCGGTGAAGTGCCGAAGATTCAGATTCAAGTTCGCGTGAGCAGTGGCGGCCGGGTGATTTCCCGC
It encodes the following:
- a CDS encoding mandelate racemase/muconate lactonizing enzyme family protein, with the translated sequence MTMISDSIQAAEKKASPQHLRVEKIERTTVKVPYREVPARNMARELPHWQYTEIVEVHLKSGHVGFGETLLYYTWNATSDEAVERAQGKNAAELMWDDDLGAGLQMALFDAVAKAAEVPVHALLGRKVHDKTPLSWWNIDTSVEDMALECAEAYKQGYMSYKTKGRPWYDVWAQVEEASKVVPKEFKIDMDFNDTLLDAERALPILEDLAQYPQVDIFESPIFQDDVAGNKILMAATDVNIAMHYGTPDPLIAIRENFCDGFVIGHGARELMASGAVAAMADKPFWLQLVGTGITAAFSLHFGAVLSHATWPAVNCHQLYKYNLLTEPIVVKEGFAQVPDKPGLGYELNRDMLEKLRVEKPESRPEPPRLIETTWKDGRKMYFGNTGEVNFVLNPARDGNVPYFERGVDTRLVPNDGSKEWKELYQKSNTKPLLIKG
- a CDS encoding GNAT family N-acetyltransferase, with the protein product MDFTETYFRRFRMEIDLLNARLVDDPLPEGYRWCPWELTTLDRHAITKYHSFRSELDARVFPCLGDIDGCRKLMRDISTQRNFLPGGTWLITWDGMGNEEPVDCGTIQAIVPSRIMGAIQNVGITPKHRGLGLGRALVTKCLLGFREAGVKRAYLEVTAENEPAINLYRSIGFRLTRTLYKPSHYVEAPSL
- a CDS encoding aldehyde dehydrogenase family protein; the encoded protein is MLEIPVLRWGTPYESFDQQEVVHFETGEPLAKVHQANAGLVKMDMRKAQRARDLLREIPIPKLLEICKKAAELYMTAELPLGNGTQTPEEFCRIQSASTGMPEWMCASNMKKVSFVLEHMEEILDALTRGLPLDILSKGYGKEDRGVMLSYQANSPVLGLVLPSNSPGVHTLWMPILPMQIGLVLKPGSSEPWTPYRMTEAFYQAGIPRECISVYPGPHDVGSTVTELCKRVMVFGGQQTIDKYKANPNVQAHGPGFSKILLGDDVVDQWEDYLDLIVDSIYQNGGRSCVNASGVWASRHTEEIADAIAKRLGPVGPTSMTDPEAPLAAFTMTGAAKAMNGQIEEGLKESGVTEVTEKYRDGDRLIEMERCDYLRPTIVHCDNPDATLANTEYMFPMASVVKCEQKDMLKKIGTTLVCSVFTEDQDWTQQLLDATQIDRLNIGPVKTNALNWLQPHEGNIVEFLFRARAFQNEPPAAH
- a CDS encoding YheT family hydrolase encodes the protein MKSDLVFPPFVPHRLYKNPHLQTIVGQFHSRVKTPYQAEQHSCRLPDSDLLILHDDCPGPWKPGDRVVILLHGLSGCHQSSYMIRLAHKLNARGVRVFRMDLRGCGAGTGLAKSPYHAGSFHDLQVAIEQIEFMCPRSPIGVVGFSLGGTITLNYLARHKPGSELVDRALVLNPPLRLAESVQVFGKPLFGRYQRHFVTNLIKQVRKSHQYQEHTHKITGANYPRTLLEFDDQFTAPLAGFESAEDYYNRCSPCDVLPEISVPTLIISAKDDPLIPFESYQPAIEKLANHDKVTLYLTEQGGHLGFIAGPSSDPDPRWSDWRIVQWLMSDSPEALASQIREQTHSSLIQTA
- a CDS encoding SDR family oxidoreductase yields the protein MPGLENKKVVVTGGGTGIGEACALILAQAGADVVVGGRRQEPLEKVAAKAEGKVDYHVIDVADRDSVAAFFKAANEKLGQIDILVHCAGINCRDRSMEVVSPEDWDRLMTVNATGAFNCMQAVLPQMRERQDGLIINICSISGLRAALLGGVAYNASKFAMTALGTTVAQEEKDRGIRVSTIYPGEVETPILDERPVPVSKEHRAKILQPEDVAAAVLMISQLPPRAHVQDLTIKPTTAAFV
- a CDS encoding DUF2784 domain-containing protein gives rise to the protein MNFHDTQFLSKLAADAIVVIHFAFVLFVLIGQLLIMVGALAGWDWIRNLKFRLIHLGSILFVVAESLLGIVCPLTTLEKWLRDQAGETSYEGDFIASWVHEVLFFDKETIPPWLFTIIYSLFGLLVLLTFIFASPRRKSPPESTTEV
- a CDS encoding sensor histidine kinase translates to MTGRRILGKRIGKETVKSSAEQQQNEGRPAAAKSSVAAGARSANRGTETLMRKVRRGRLRLPITLSVVLMILNIALMVFWIILAAQIYWWTALAIGTVVFVLILVGLSLYLVLTIKEVRLNQRQSDFIDSVTHELKTPIASLRLYLETLQIRQLSDEQRGEFYTTMKTELERLDHLISQLLEVKRLDALGMQSDPEDILLEPLIRHCAKLECNRRQLDIDQVCEFDIEAATVHTRRILLEMIFRNVIDNAIKYGGEVPKIQIQVRVSSGGRVISRVMDNGEGVDPEIRKEIFKIFYRGESELERRKTGTGLGLYIVRTLVHLLGGKVTVHDRLDQPGSVFAIDLPGKVEE